The nucleotide window GACCCACCTCGTGGAGAACCAGATGATCAACGGCGAGACCATCCGGCTCGACGGCGCCATCCGCATGGCCGCGCGCTGACCGCCCCACTGAGCCACACCGACACCGAGGAGACCCCCATGATCCTGGACAGCTACCGTTCCCCCTGGCTCACCGAGGACGCCGAGTCCCTGCTCGAGCTCACCGACGAGTTCATGGCCCGCGAGGCCGTGCCGAACTTCTCCCGCTGGGCCGAGCAGCACGGCGTGGACCGCGACTTCTGGAGCAAGGCCGGCGAGGCCGGCCTGCTGTGCCCCTCCATCCCCGAGGAGTACGGGGGCATCGGCGGCACCTTCGCACTAGAGGCCGCCGTCATGACGGGGCAGGCGCGCTGCTTCGACGACGCGTGGGGCTACGGCGTCCACTCCCCCATCGTGGCGCACTACATCCTGGCCTACGGCACCGAGGAGCAGAAGCAGAAGTGGCTGCCGGGCATGGTCACCGGCGAGCTGGTCGGCGCGGTCGCCATGACCGAGCCGGGCACGGGCTCCGACCTGCAGGCCGTGCGCACGCGCGCCGTACGCGACGGCGACGACGACGTGATCAACGGCTCGAAGACGTTCATCTCGAACGCCACGCACTGTGACCTCCTGGTCATCGTGGCGCGCACGGGCGACCAGCCGGGCGGCCGGGGGCTGTCCCTGATCGTCGCGGAGACCGCCGGGCTCGAGGGCTTCGAGCGCGGCCGCGTGCTGAACAAGATCGGCCAGCACGGCCAGGACACCCGTGAGCTGTCCTTCTCGGACATGCGGGTGCCCGTGGCCAACCTCCTGGGCGGGGCCGAGGGCCAGGGCTTCATCCAGCTCATGTCCCAGCTGCCCCAGGAGCGCCTGACGCTGGCCGTCACGGCCGCCGCGGCCTGCGAGGCCGCGGTGCGCGAGACCATCCGCTACACCAAGGAGCGTCACGCGTTCGGCAGCCCCCTGCTGGGCTTCCAGAACACGCAGTTCGTGCTCGCCGAGTGCGTGGCGGACACGCTCGCCACGCGCACCCTGGTGGACCAGTGCATCGTGGCGCACGTGGAGGGCAAGCTGACCGCGGCCGACGCCTCGATGGTGAAGTTCTTCGCCACCGACATGCAGACCACGGTGGTCGACCGCTGCCTGCAGCTGTTCGGCGGCTACGGCTACATGGAGGAGTTCCCGATCGCGCGCGCCTTCACCGCCGCGCGCGTGCAGAAGATCTACGGCGGCACCAACGAGATCATGAAGATGCTCGTGGCCCGCGCCCTCTGAGCCGGCGCCCTCACGGGCTTCGGGGGCGGGACACGCCCGGAAGGCGGAACCTTTCGGGCGTGTCCCGCCCCCGTTGCGCGTCGAGGCAGCCTGTGCCCTCGCGCGCGACGCTCCTGTGATGGGATGGGGACCATGCCTGACGCCCAGCACCGCGCCGACGACGTCGTCGCCACCCAGCCCGACGCCCTCGCGCACCGCTCCCCCGCCGCACGCCCGACGCCGCCCGTGGCAGCCGTCGTCCCGACGACGCGCACCGTGCACGGCGAGGAGTTCGCCGACGACTACGAGTGGC belongs to Micrococcus sp. 2A and includes:
- a CDS encoding acyl-CoA dehydrogenase family protein; amino-acid sequence: MILDSYRSPWLTEDAESLLELTDEFMAREAVPNFSRWAEQHGVDRDFWSKAGEAGLLCPSIPEEYGGIGGTFALEAAVMTGQARCFDDAWGYGVHSPIVAHYILAYGTEEQKQKWLPGMVTGELVGAVAMTEPGTGSDLQAVRTRAVRDGDDDVINGSKTFISNATHCDLLVIVARTGDQPGGRGLSLIVAETAGLEGFERGRVLNKIGQHGQDTRELSFSDMRVPVANLLGGAEGQGFIQLMSQLPQERLTLAVTAAAACEAAVRETIRYTKERHAFGSPLLGFQNTQFVLAECVADTLATRTLVDQCIVAHVEGKLTAADASMVKFFATDMQTTVVDRCLQLFGGYGYMEEFPIARAFTAARVQKIYGGTNEIMKMLVARAL